TGGCtcttccccaccacccccagcaaTATGGCAAATACGCCTTCAAAGACAAGGAGAAACAGGGCTATGAAAAAagtactgttttctttcacagttcTCAACACTAGTTTAGGtcaatattaaaaattacaagaCCTATTTACTACTACCAAGCCATTGGCCAATGGTTAGTGCATACCTTGCTATCCAGAAGAAGGTTGTCTGGTTTGATATCTCGATGGATAAAACCCAACTGATGAATAGAATCAATGGCTAGCACAGTCTCAGCTATATAGAACTGTGTCTCTTCTTCTGTTAGTGTGTCTTTTTTCATCAACAGCGTCATCATATCACCTAGAAGCATCAACCCCACCCCAACAGCAAAGGTAAATACAAATGACTTtgtatacaaacacacaaactccaatttcactgattttgaaggcatttacaaagaaaagaactaaGCTTTGAAATCCTTGGGAAATCTAAATTGatttaatataaagaaatacatcCAGTTTCCCAGCACTTCCAAGAGTTAAACTTGCATTTTCCTTCATATCATTGTATGTGAAAGGCTTGTATTGTAGTTGCATTACATTTATTGAGACAGCTAAACAGCACAGAGATGAGATAACTGCATAGAAACACCCCTTAAACAAGAGTCAGCTGTGGACAGCGACCCTTGACTACACATCTGAATCACTgattaaaatacatactttcAGCTACAGAGCTGTtacaaaaaaacagactgtGTTTGTGCAGCgtcatttcaaaaagcattcTTGTTTGTATTCACATACATGTATTACAGGCTTTCAGTACAGCTTAAGTGTTACAGTAGTGTTAGCATTCAAGGACAAACATTCATCCTCTGAAAAAGGACCTTAATTGTTTCTGCTGCAGGCCAGCTAAAAGCAAAGGGTTAGGAAATCAAAAGCTGATGATGGTTCTACAGATAGCTAGCGAAGAGTAAGAATAAGAACTAGCAGGCTATTAAGGCTGCATCTCAAACATCTGCAGCTAGTACACACAAGCAGATAAGCTAAAGCCTGACCTGAAGACCTTAGTACTCTTAACTcctaaaaagagaaatttttaGGAATGTCTTGTATCCTCACAAATGTGCAGTACAAACAGCAGTGTACAGTAACCACACATACTCTAGTCCCAGCCCGCATCTGTAATTAAGAGATTacaaattcaaaaacaaaagaaaagcagccttTTCATTTCATGTGATTACCTCCAGGCAGGAACTCCATGATAAGGTAGAGGTTTAGCTTATCCTGAAAGCTATAGAACATTTTCACAACCCACAAACTGTCTGCCTCCACTAGAATGTCCCGCTCTGCACGAATATGGCCAACCTGTAGATATACATTTGATTAATTATAAGCCTGTGTTTTTATAAGATGCGTTTACTTCACAGACAATTCAAGtattatattaaaaagcatCAAATATTGAAAAGACAACAGCCAAACTTCTGCATGAAGGCAGAAACACCATCTAAGGTTCAACAGTTTCACCCCTAGATATTTTCAGGTAGTAAAATAGGGTAACATTGAAGAACAAAtccaaaaaatattcttttgacagaaaaaaaagataagcttTCATtaaactgctgtatttttctggactgtttcttcttccctcccccgTCCAAATCTGATAAATCCCAATGAGCACCAACTCGACATTAGTCTTGATCAAGATCCAAAAGACCCTTTTACGCTCTGAAGCTTCCACTGGAAAGTTTACAGGGGCTTTTGCCTTCATTCACACTTGAATAACTTCTATATTTCTTGTTAGACTTCTGGTGCCATAACGTTAACGTATATAGAAGGGCAAGAATGCACAAACCTCATTTTCTAAAGCAAGAAATCAAGCTAGAGAAATTTAAACTACCAGCCTGAACAACAAGATTCTATACAGAAAGATAAcctacatttacatttttattctttcaaccCTTACAGCATCTAGGTTGTCTTCAAGTCAGAAGTGTACATGTGATACtatgaaaacatttgtcttaAAATTAGTTAGATAACAGACCACTCCAAACACGATTTATTACCATGGGAAGatccagaaagagaaacataTGGTTTATTATATAAGCAGCTTAATTCTATGcgaagaaaattaaattttttatgaaaatttctAACAATTAGATCTCTCAAGAACTAGCTCTTTTCTAAAAAGTTAACTCATCTTTCAAGATAGAGCTTCAGCTTATTCCAACAGATTTAGACTCAAGCACTAATTTAGCGGTGCTGCATAAAGTTCCTGTGCGAGAacactgctgtttgtttttttgaatgaGTACTTCCCGAAATGGAAATCAGTTCCTAATTTTTTGAAACACAGAGTGCTTCCCAGATTCATCCCAGCGCTGAACAAGAAATGATTGTGTCAGACAATATTCCCACAAGTACTAGCAAAGATAagccttaaaaacagaaaatgccattACTTCATGTACATCGATCGAGTCGGAATTCTAGTTGCCATACCACTTTGATATTTGTATCTGATTCCATAAATCAGAAACACAGTAAACCACCTATTTGATGTCTGTACTGAATCATCTACATGTAATGGTAAAAGCATATGTAACATACtgttacatatatatgtatcatCATATGTATCACCGTAAACTGATGAGGAGGAACATACAACCATCTTTATGTATCTGATTTCATCTGAGGACTGACCTAGTTCTTGGAAGACTCCTCTGCTTCCCCATGCTTTCAAGCAGAAACTGAGTTCAGTCCTACCTTGCTTCAGTATGAAGAGTCTCTTGGAAGAGAGTTACAATTGCAACTTCCACGAGGACTAAGCACAGCATTAGaggttgtttttaaaatgctattccAACTATTCAGCAACAtataacagtatttatttatagcCTGTCACCACTACTATAATcccatttatttgaaaactatATATTCAAACTTTAGCATTGTTACATGGAAAggtgtaataaaataaataagcaaacagaaaaggctTGACCAAACCCACTAGAAGACAGTCCTTATGAGGTCATACAACAATTTGCTGTCCAATTTCCCTCCACacaatatggggaaaaaatccacATAATTTTTTAGATAGTAAACCTAGACACCTAGACGCCCATTACTCCTCTCTACACATACATCACAATTACCTCCCAAAGTCACTTAAATTACAGACAGTAGCACCATTAGTTAAGGTGGCTATTCACCTGCTCTTTTTCAAGCATATCAGCTTTACGGAGTATTTTCATTGCATAAACATGCCCCGTATCTTTCTTCTGGACAAGTCGCACCTAGAAAGTATGTAAAAATTTGAGTCAAACGAAGTATTATCACCACACATCTTCACGGTTTTGGGTAGGAAGCCCTTGGCCTCTGTTTCATGAAATCTTATCAGACTATAAGAACAAAAAAGCGTTACATAGTGCATGGTAATGGCAAACAAGTTCTCTTAACTGGAAGAGATTAAATCATTGTAACAGAGATGACATTCAGCAACCACGCACCTAAATTAGATGGTCCAAAGCCACTTTCTCCAGAAAAGGCCACCAGAACAGAGCATTGCAAGTGACCCTCCAGCCCCCTCTGTTCTCAAAGACCAGCCCCAGGAGATCAGAATGAAAGTACACTGCCAAACTTGTATTTAGCTTGCCCATCAAGTTCTTTTCAACTGCATTAATGTTCCTTTAAAGCATGTAGTGTTTTTAAACCAGTATTTTGTAGGCATAAAGACATTACCACATCTTAAGCTAAAACTACTCTGCAGTTCCTACAACATTTATCTTTCACTTGTGTGAACTACATAAGATTTTGGCAAATACCAGCgttatttgaaaatacttttagtCATCTTTTCTACACTTACCTCTCCAAATGCTCCTCTGCCTATTACTTTTAAAGATTCAAAGTCTTCCAAACCAAGCCTTGTTCTCTTAAGGCgaagaaattctgtttctttttgtgcatGTGCTGACCTCCTGATTCTCTTCTAAagtttatggaaaagaaaacaagggtGCAGTTAGACTCCATGGAGATCAAAGCAATTCCAAGTAAAAATGCTAGGTGTATAAGCAAATCACTTGTACTACTaaaccattaaaataattttcccatATTAATTACCTCTTCGTCTTTTAAGCCTTCTTCTTCCATCATTTGTTCTAGCTTCTTTTGTctaaaagagacagaaattagaagaaagttgaatcttaacattttcttttaaatcacatGCACATATCCAACACCTTTGGGCTGTGCTTGCTGTGAAAGGAGGATGTAATGCCAGCAACTAACAGTATATCTGATTCTCCTTTATATATCATTTACAAGACTAATCTTGAATAATCTAGTGTTACTGTTTTACCATTCTAGCCAATTTACCATTCTAGCAATTTAACTTTCTAATTTCaataatctaaatctcccttgAGTTTCACGTCTTAATCAAGTATATATTCTCATTGTATAGGAACATAGATCCAGTTCCTGTCTCTCTGATAGCTGGATAAGTCACTTAAGGCCAAAGCCATAATAAATATTGAATCACCAAGGTCTCACTTATTCCAGGGACAATTAGCTATCTAAACAGCCTTGTGGATCTGTACTGAATTTCTCAGCACCTCAGACACATTACATGCAAAATGTTAGTCTCTATTTCATAATACCTGAGATATTCGAAATATTTAGGAAAAGGACACATCAATACATATTCTCCCACCTAAAAGATCAGAAATTATTTgggagcaaagaaagaaaggaaataaaacttcatggggggaagagagggaaatgcCTTAAAGGATCATACATTATTATTACCCTGTGGGAACTTTTTCCCAACAGTGAAGATCACATTAATAGCTCTGAAACTCCAGAACAATTggggttgtgtttttgtttttttctttgctccccCCACTCCTCTCCTGCTCATATTGTTTTGCACAACATTGCAAGTGTACTAAAATATTCCCTGTCTATATGCAAGTCATCCATTGCAAGATCCTCTTCCGGTCTCCTGCCACTACACAGCTGCTGTGATGTGATAATATTTTGAGCTATTGCTTCAACAATCAGGCACATTTAAATTGCTCTGCCTTTATTTAAGTATCCAGTCATCCAATTTCATACTCAAAACAGTGActccagcagcaaaaaaagaCTGCTGCTGCAACACCCATAATTAAGTAGCTCAGCATGACTGAGTGATGCTGAAATTCCCCTAAACATCCTTAATAGGCCTTATCTGTGCTTCAGTGAAAATTTTATCAATAGTATTTAAACTCCAAATTGCAGAGCCACAGAtacatcaattttttttttttttttttaagaagtataCCTTAGTACGTTTGTTcaaatttttagaagaaaactgTCATTGAGGTTTTTGGAGTACACACTAACACtcataataaaaaagcaagagcTATGCAAAGACAAAGCAAGGAATTAAATCAGTAACATCTTCTGTTTTGATTAGGCCTCAAGCTCtcattaatttgaaattttggagaaaatatgTACACAAGatagtatttatttctaaattgcTTCCTCATTTCTGCAGTTATTGTAGTTAGCAGGCAATCCTCTTGGAACAAGTTGGATTTTTGGCAGCAAGTCTGCAGGCAAATAAACACTGACCCTTTCTGAAAATTCTGATTATAGACTACATGGCAAGCTGGGAGCATGCCAGAAGTCCCAGTGCTACAGCTTGAGGGTATTCAGCAAATTAGAGGGTTCcagccaaaagaaaacaaaaataatatttctcagATAAATTACTTGGCATATTTTGGCCAATATATTTAGAGAGATGTGATAGGTTCTGTTAACTCAGACAAGAAGTAAGCATTAGGTGACAGCTCTTACAGCAATCTTTCATTGCCTTTCAGATTACCTTCCCTTATCAGGCAACTCAGTGACAGTTTATAACCCAAGCTGAAACCGATGctataaaattgattttaaatattataacCAGGTACGTAAAATGAGAACAGGCAACAGAACAGACACAGACGGGACAAACACTTGTAAATGTTGGCTTTCAGCTTCAGAATTGTATTTGAATGATGCCAAGCATATCTTAGGGTTAGTTTCTACTTAGTCAAATAATCAAACAcactttaaataacaaaataaaaattgataaCAGTCATATCACTTTTGCATTTGCAAGCACgtttcaatttatttcagaagaaactcCAGCCTAAATTACCATGGGATTCAGAAATCCAGCAGTTGCCTCTGGATGCTCATGCCAAGCCACAGCCAGGTAACCCATCTCAGGAGCTTAGGTACATGCTCAGcaaagattttctatttttgctcCAGATCCAGACAACTAAATGCAGTTAGTACGTGTGTCTGGCTCATATCCAGGAATGGAAGCAAGAAAGATTTTTACCTCATCTCCCGTTCTTCATGCTGTGCGATGAGATTGCTATAGAAGTTTTCTAATGTCACCTTTGTCATTGTGACTCGCTCCTTGGTGTGGTTGCTCATGGATGAGCATGGTGTTGGGCCTGTCATTGCCATGGctattaggaaagaaaaacgGAGGAAACATTTGACATAGTAAATGACAAATAACCTTCAAACAAGAGATACAATCAGTTAGGAGATGCTTATTCACAGAGGCCGGAATTAtgattttaacaaaatactGGCAGCCCCGTTGCCCAAACAAGGGCTAAACAGGGAAAagtcttacaaaaaaaaaaggtacaagtCAAGCTTCCtgttttgaacatttttaatcTGAGAGTAAGAGGGAAGGAAGCTTAAGAAACACGATGCCTCAAAAACCACAATTTCAGGCAGCACTGAAAGTGTTTATTTCTCccaatattttctctctttcagcaTTTCTCCAATAAACGCTGAAAGTTCAGAACATCACACCGATCTACGCAATCCAGAAGCTCCCTTTGACCCGTGCAGAAATAAATCCAGCAGTTGCCTGCCAACTCCTTGGCTGTGAAATTCTGATTCAAAATCCTGAAATTCTGATTCAAAACCCTGAAAGCCATCCTGATAACAGAACaactgaggaaggagaaaaaggtatTCAGCGTATTTTAAGCACTCTCTTTTACTGAATGATTTCATACAGAAACCCAGTAAAACACAGTTGCTGCCTTTGAGCGAGCTGGCGTCAAACAACCCACACTCACCAAAGACCTAGTTTAAGTTCCCTACATTTACAAACCGGATTCTCTCAATAAATGTGTCAGTGTGCCCCTCGCAACTGGCAGCACAGCTTCAGGGCATATTTGACAACCTAACTGCTTTCTAAAACGCAACTACGGTTCAAAGATTCGAAGCATAAAACTACATCTCAGCCTAGTTTCCCTGGCGGCAGCGTACCTCCCGGGGAGGTGACCGAGCTGTGTCACCGTTACCAGACAGGTTGGACGCCTCCTGTTTTGCAGTACCGGGGTACCAGGACCGTTTCACGAGCCACCCCTTGCCGTTTACTTTCCACGGCTCCTTGTAAGGCACCGCCGCGAagcgcccccccccgccgagCCCCTTCGGCCACGTTGCCCGGGGCGGCGCCGGGCCCGGCCGAGGGGGAGCCGCTGCCGCCGGCGGACAGAGCGCGGAGGCGACCTGacgggagggggctgcgggggcctCACCCGGGGACGGGGAACACAAGCGAAAGCGAGAGGCTGCAGCGCCGAGCCGAGACAGGTGCCGCGGGCTCGGCGGCACCCGCGgagagcggcggggccgggcgctcCCGTACGGCGGCTCGGCACCGGGGAGCGGACGAGGCGGCCACCGCCAGCCCGGGACGCGGAGGGCACCCGGGTCCCCGGCCCGCAGCtcgcccacccccagccccatcgGAGGCGGAggcccgggggggggagggggggccggccgccctgctgcccacccccgGCGCGGcagggccccgggggggggccccggggggggggccccggggggaCACGGAGCACCAGCATGGCAGCAGTGGGCCGACGAGGCGGCGGCGCTTACCGGAGCCCCCCGGGAAGGGGGCGGCGAGACGCTGAACGCGGCGGCAGGATGCCGTCGGCACAGCgacggcggggcggggcggggccggcgggcggGGCTGGGGCCAAACGGACCGCGCGCCCCTGGGGAGCGAGCAGCGCCCcagctccgccgccgccgcccccccacccTGACGGCGACGCGGACGGGCCCAGCTCCGGGGACCCCTACGGCAGGGCGCATGCGCCACCAtcctcccggccccgcccccggccccgccccgccccgcccgctgcCCAAGGGCGGGGGCTGCCGCCAACCCCCCACTCCCCGCCCACGACGCAGGCACGCGGCGGTCtcggggggagcggggagcggagcTCCCCGGCGCTTGCGCGTTGCGCTGTGGGGGCGGGGAGGTGCTTTCGCCTGAGTGGGGCAGGCGGGTGCGCTGCAGGGGGCTGTCATTTGCCAGCTCCGGGCGGCGATAAAATCCGCGTATTCTGGTTCAAATCGTTCTTTGAGCCCACCTAGAGGAAAAGCTGCTTCAAGCCATAAGGTGGTAGCCTGTCTGCAGTGCTCATGCAGGCACGGGAGGCCCTGTCCTCCCGCCTCTGCCAAAGGCACCATAACCTGCAGCTTCTATGTGGTGGAGGGAAGGTTGTTTTGTCCTTCCCCCTCAGGGGTGCCATACTTTGCGTCACCATGTGGTGACCACAGGGGTGAGGCATAACTAGGTATAGGTGCTGGCATCCCAGTGCCTCAGCCTCCTGTAGCT
The Cygnus atratus isolate AKBS03 ecotype Queensland, Australia chromosome 24, CAtr_DNAZoo_HiC_assembly, whole genome shotgun sequence DNA segment above includes these coding regions:
- the STK38 gene encoding serine/threonine-protein kinase 38 isoform X1 produces the protein MVAHAPCRRGPRSWARPRRRQGGGAAAAELGRCSLPRGARSVWPQPRPPAPPRPAVAVPTASCRRVQRLAAPFPGGSAMAMTGPTPCSSMSNHTKERVTMTKVTLENFYSNLIAQHEEREMRQKKLEQMMEEEGLKDEEKRIRRSAHAQKETEFLRLKRTRLGLEDFESLKVIGRGAFGEVRLVQKKDTGHVYAMKILRKADMLEKEQVGHIRAERDILVEADSLWVVKMFYSFQDKLNLYLIMEFLPGGDMMTLLMKKDTLTEEETQFYIAETVLAIDSIHQLGFIHRDIKPDNLLLDSKGHVKLSDFGLCTGLKKAHRTEFYRNLNHSLPSDFTFQNMNSKRKAETWKRNRRQLAFSTVGTPDYIAPEVFMQTGYNKLCDWWSLGVIMYEMLIGYPPFCSETPQETYKKVMNWKETLTFPPEVPISDKAKDLILRFCCEWEHRIGASGVEEIKSNPFFEGVDWEHIRERPAAISIEIKSIDDTSNFDEFPESDILKPTVATSNHPDTDYKNKDWVFINYTYKRFEGLTARGAIPSYMKTGK